The genomic segment GTGAGCAACCACTTACCATAGTGCACCGAGGAATAATTATTAAACTAGGGAAACATTAGGTTTCCACATAGATCATAATTAGGAGCTCATAGTTTAAAAAGACAAAGGGGTTAATTAGTCTACATAGTGGAATGTGGGGATTATGGTTCATGTCTAATGAGGACATTTAGACATTTAGTAAGGGAATGATGTAGCCCTATGGGAATTTTGGGTATTtactaaaatcataatttttattttgtttattttctttaaaatgtaaatttcctgatgttaaaaatgtttaaataatgtttgtgtgtgttaaaaattgcgttagttaaaaatgtatataccctGAAGAAAGATCCAATCAGGAATTGGGGTGAGAGGTCACGAGGTGGAGGAAGAGGAGATCGGGAGGAGAAGATGGAGAGACATGAGTGAGAATTGCGCTGTGACTGTCACGTTAGAAATTTGGTAAAACACCAAGTTAATGTTTGTGATAGTATAGGTACTTGTAGACTGCACGAAGAGTGAGTTACAGACATTTCTATAGAAGTTTACAGCGTGAAAGTTTATGGTTTTGCGGAACTCGGTTAGAGTTTTCCACGAGGAGAAAGAGTGAACGGCTAGTCAGAACGATTTAGTTACAAGGACTTTGCCAGCGAGTAGCCTGCTCGGTTGCCCTTTTGTGCATCGTCTGAAAAAATGCACTCATCTCCAGAACCATTCCCTGCTTAGCTGTCGGACGACGTCTTCAAGCAGCATCGCAAGCATCGCGTTGCCGCGGCGTGAACGACGACACGCCTATCAGCACTACAACagcagtgagtttttttttctgcgcCACGGCGCGAAGTGGCCATTGTGTTTAAGGTCTCCCCGCCCCCAAGCCACACTTCAGGCCTGCAACGTGTCCTCCTATGACTGTTGGggtatttagtttatttaattgagtgggcatttagtcattttgccggcttatatttaattttgtggttatttaattgtgtttcatttgaattacactTGATATTTGaactgtatatatgtacatactaTATTTTTTCCAGTAAATAGTTCATATGAATTTCTGTTGAAGATTTGCATTACATTGGGTTTATGacattattatgattataattttgATACTTGAGGCAAGATATTGAGTAGACTGGtttaaagtgaaaatatttaTCAATACTGGTTAAGATAAGTGACTTGTGAATTGATGTTTATTTCACTTACAGTATTGATAGCCATTTAATACAGGTGGAATATTAATGTAACTATAAAAGTTAATGTTCATTTAACATAGCACTTGAGATAGCTGAGTACAATTAGTGTTTTACTTTAATTTGGCTATAAAGACACTGAATCACCACTTTGAATTGAGTTAAAGACTGCCCTTAAGGTAAACGGTTACAAGTATATAATAATTAGGGAATTACATTTAGTGCATTAATTAATTTAGAGAgagattttttgataaataggaATTCGGGGCGCGCACTCCACACTAATAGCTAGACACGCTAGGGGGGGCGCTACAATtcccatagttaaattccataacatgccaaatacatgtgataccaatttcacatgttcgcacatacataagttcttgcataatttttttcgttaattcttagtttttgccttgataatagaaaatatgagctaggcatcatgtatgacaagAATGACCAGACCCTGCCAttaactatatagaagacatatctgtcacagtgtctgggttgtgtccctgggtttccactagatgtcctcctttctcacggtgtctgtcaccttatcacttcctgttcccttatttggtcaccttcctccttgtttagttaattgattgttccccacctgtctcctgtttcccctttatccttctgtgtatttatacccggtctgtctgagtctgtgttacggagtccttgtttaatgtaatgttaattcatgtccgtcagttcttgccctggccttgtcttcttgtttggtttatgtttggatggatgttttttggtttcgactcatgcctggactgtttaccctttggatttgccctttaataaagtcacatacctgcacttggatctctccgtgttccTTGAATCACCAGACGTAAcaatatcttgtatgtatagggcttatatgtggatatgaagaagcaatacaggaaacctatatttcctgtatatgtacatatatgcacctcaattttgcctataagtggcatatatacgcatacatgcagcatatatattatcatatatgtgcatatatgcagcatatatgtgcatatacactgcatataggtttcatatatgcgcatatatccacatataggttctttacATGTGGGACcactaaatgcattgaagcaactgccatgtgattggttgattagataattgcattaatgagaaattgaacaggtgttcctaataatcctttaggtaaaTGTATATTATACACTCATTATACACCTCAATTCAGTAACCATAAAGAAATCTCTGTCCACTAAAGTTTTCATAGGCCACATTCCCATTCCCACTGGCCCATTCAAGCAatgtctgtttattctaagcttGTTCTCTGCAGTTTCAAAGTAATGAGTGTGAAGTAGGTGACCTGCTGCTGCTTTACATTTGGCAAAGATACAAAAGGAAAACATAAGCTTTTGAGCACACGATACAACACTCCGTCAAAATACTTAAAGAGTTTTGCTTTTGAAGACATGTTAGTCATACTTCCGTATGAGTCAGTATCACTTTCAATTTTTTGCTGTTGCATTTACATGTTTTTAACCTACAGATGTCCTTAGTATGCAACATTTTGAGCGCTTATAATCAATGAATGAAGTTAGTGTAATCTTTTTGATGAATTTTTCGACTTttcatgattgattgattgtggtcTGAGTGACAACAGGACTGGACTTCAGCACCTGAATGGATATGACAAACCCCACAAGGACTAATATAACATTCATATGGTCCAAATCTATAGAAGTAACACTTAGTTTGGATTTTGTCTTTGTTATTTAAAACGTCAGATGACATAGAATAATATAATCATAACTAAACCATGGCATTTATTTCAGTTCTATTTCATCAGGGGGAGCTAATAATCATACATTATAATCATATATTACAACAAATCACGTTTTAATcctatattgtctttcatttacATCATTAATATGGGTTAGAAAAGTAGAAATACAGGCAAAAAccatgtttgtgtcaaaacactgcTTGTATGCAGACAGTTAGTCTACTCAGACTCAACAAACATGACCGACCAGCTTCAGCAGCTCTGTTTGTTTGAGAACAGCTAGACTGGTGCATCAACTACACCACGCTAAACGTCTAATACACTTTTACACTAAGAACAGTAGAGCAGAAGCCCCTCCCATTTCTGAATTTCCATAAATGACTGTTTCTTCCCTGAACTTTGGTTAAACCACACCCAGGTTTGTTAAATATCACTATTATGACCCAGTAAATGAAAGCGCACACAGGTATGTCTTGTCTAAGATTGTGTCTCAGTAATCCAAACTGTGTTTGGAGCACATATTAAATGTTCCTGTTACTGAACACACTGAGCTCGGGTCAAGTTCAGGAACAGTTTCACGAGATCCAGGAAGCAGGAAATCTGCAGAAGTGAAAGTGTGACGTTAAACTCTCCACAGAAACGACCTGCCCACATCAGCGTCTGCTTCAGTGTTTGTCTGATAGTGAGCTTTCAGCTTATCTGTGCTTCTACAGGAAACAAACCcaggctttatatatatatacatgacgGTATTCAGAGAGGTATGATCTTATTTTCTCCCACTTGTGAAATAAATATTTGGGTTACACATATATAGTGTGTATTGAGTTACACgttatatatacacaaattacTGTGCATTACTGATTCACTCTTGATTGCTGCTGTTGCTCTCAGTATTTAAGTAAATCTTTTGACAACCAGAGAACcacaaattatgattaaaaaaatggaaaaagaatCAGAAAGAATCGAAAAAGaatcagaaaaaaagtaaaaacaacaacaataaaaactgtaACTCATTTCCAGGAAATGATCTGCTCTCTGCTGATCACAAAACAGCAATAGACGAAACAGAGCTGCTGTCTCCTCTATTAAAACTGCTCATGTAGTACAGTTAAGGAAGCGCTTTTTTCATTGATATTGAGTATTTATAACACCATGACTCTAGGCACTTTTAAAAGGAAGTAAGCAGATTAATAATCATTagaatattgatatataaatgaATGTTGTAATGTTGGAGCGTGTGCCTCGTTACGCCGCTTGTTTTCTAATTTATAATGGTCTCTTTTTCTAAGAAGCTTCAAGGATCTACAAATAATCTGGAGGTGTAAACGTACAGATGTCAAATTTAGCTAAAGGAAACTTAGCCAAAAATGTACTTTTGACCATTAAAAAAAGTGTCCACATTTAGTTAAAAAGTAAACACTTATCTCTGttatttaaatacacttttaaaactAGGTTCTTTCGTTTTAATATTGTCAAgtcaaaactttatttatatagcgcttttaacaatacagattgtgtcaaagcaactgagcagcattaaatataaaataccctGTTGAAATATTCAGCATATGCTGgataggtatgttttgaagcatggctgctggtcatgagctggtttaaactggtaacagggtacagtatgtgtcaataatgcaaaagaacaatagtaaacattaaattgtgcaggaaaacagaaactatgAATCATCACATGCTAGACAATAATCAGCAACTTGTGTGTGGATGCgtgcaacctttatagtgtcactgataggaaacagctgtggtgcaataatgagttcctaggcaggggtttaTGGGGGATGGAGTCCAGAGAGAACCAAGACAAAACCCTTTATCTTGACAATTGCAATCTATAGTAACATACTATATACAGCGTATACAGTAGGAACCTAAATTCACAGTAACATACTGTATGGAAATTGTACAGTAGAGAACAGTTGAGAAGACAGTGATTTGCTGTgaatacaacaaaaataaagtGTGCCTTATCCATTCTTACtctatatattatctatatatatctatactcTATATcatatctatataatatttcactACAATTTCACATCTAAAATTAGCTAAAATAATTCTAGCTCAATATTTCAAGGCTATGTACAGTATTTTGCTTATTGCACACATAGAAAGTAACTAAGGACtataaagtgacatgacattcagccaagtatggtgacccatactcagaatccgtgctctgcatttaacccatccgaagtgcacacacacacactgtgaacacacacccggagcagtgggcagccatttatgctgttgggggttcgatgccttgctcaagggcacctaagtcgtggtattgaaggtggatagagcactgtacatgcactccccccacccacaattcctgccggcccaagacttgaactcacaacccttcgattgtgagtctcactctctaacctttaggccacgacttcccaacaaTATGTTATCATCTATCACTATAAACTCATATTACACAATGCTACAGGATATACTGTAGTTGTACGTGTGTTTGAGAATCAAACTGTTCTGTTCAGACCCAGCAAATAATAAACAATGGTGAAATGCAATTTAATATCAAATCATTGCACATGCATTGAAGTCTGTGTACTGTACACAGTTCAAATAATTTTCCCAGCATCTCTAACCACAAAACTAGatttagttttcaaattaaagcCAATActttgtataaaaatacaaaactaaaataaaacaatcctTCAATGAtcttgtattttaataaatacctATATATTAATTTTTCTTCTGAAGGTACAGGATCATGGTGGGAACATTAAATGAATTAGCCCAGCTGAGAGAGTCTGGGTTTGGTCGACCCCAGCCCAGACATGGACTCAGACTCCTCTACTGGTTTGCCAATGAATGCGTTTCTTTTGATGAAGACAATAACATGCTCTCTGAATGTAACCCAGCCAATGGAGAATTTGGTTTTCACCATTTTAATAACAGATGCTATGGGAAAAAGTTTCTTGATGAGTTTCTTGACCTAAACTTTGAAAAATATCCAGAAGCTGAAGATCTTCCTGATTACGTCTTAGAAGACAGATATACTGACGAGCACAACAGCAACAAGGACCGCATCATCGTCAGTCTTGACCAGGACTGGTTTCATGAAGTTTACGTGACTCAACATGACCGATCAAACAACTACGACCCAGACGCCACTCACCGGATCTCCAGAGGCCTTCTCATGATCATCAGGAGGATGAGTTTAGAGGACTTTCTGAGGAAGATGgattattatacacacacacacagcctgtcaGACCCCAAACTAGAGATTTCACAGCGGTCAGTGTGTCATCCAGTGATTCATCAAAAGAGTCTATAATCCAGTTTAATGACCACACGCCTGCACAAAACAACTCAGAGAAACTACCTGGATTGTGGGAAAGATTCTGCACCATTTTTTAAAACAGATGTGCGTTCCAGTGATTTGATGGACTTCATATTTCTCTTTGCCAAGCCCATAAAGAAAGAAGCATAtagcaaacagtaaaatttttAATGGGAAATTATATTTGTTCTAATCAGAACAGTGTTTTCTGGTGAGCTTTATCACTACTCTTCACCAAAGGAACACAACATGTGTACAAAAGTAATTGTACAGTAACCTTGAGCGATGTGCTCCACAGTCTTATCGTCTTGTCATCAGCATATGAGACACACGATAATATCGCATATGCTGCATCATTCATTTGcttatttactcatttattcAATTGCTTACTTTGTTGTATTATCACCTGAAATGATACACTTTCATTTTGTAAGAAAAGATTTGAGTtgagtgatgaaaaaaaaaccgtcacagaaatatttcaaaagGTGAGTATATGGATATCACACATGCAGTTTGCAAACTTTGCACAAGAATTACGCTGGAAAAAGAGTTTCAAACTAATTTCTGACCTTTTTTAAGAGCTACACAAATAAGATGAAGACTATGAGAAAGGTAATGTAATGTCTGTGGTAACAtattaaatcttaaaatgaaatgatttacagttcagatgTTGCAGGtttcacaaaacaaaaagaaaaaaagagaagaagatAAGCATCAGTTGtcagcttttataaaaaaaaaaatagtgggaTAGGTCAAATGtatcaattattatataaatgtaaaacacatGAATATATCTTAGGGTTCTAGTTGCTTGGATTTTTAGAAGTCACTTTAGATTCTCGTGGCTAATATATTGGTTCACATTTACAGCTGTTTGTTTGCTGCTGCGTATAAAATATTGGTTGATTTCCGCAGTGGTCTGAATGAAACAGCTGATGGGtttattgaaaatgtaatatCATTCTTTGACAGCATGTGAACCGCACTACACAAACAGTGCTGCACTACTTTATCAGCCATCATAGCTaggcaaatatttttatgttttgtcacCGTGTAAAGGAAACACAACAAAATGCTGTTGAACAATGATACCTGATGTTTTCAGATATGTAAATCCAGTCCTGGCCTACAAAACCTGTACCATGATGAGACTGAAATCTGGGTTGGTTACACATGTTGTGTGTATTAATTGAATGAATATGTAGGTGAATAATTCTTACAGCTTGTGacagaattttagtttttttcctgaGTAAAGATGACAAAAAAGTGGTTCagttaaaatactgtaatttaaataataaaataatgtgttaaaataaTGTTGGCTCTTATCACTTTGTGCACAAAATCTTTATATGGATATGGATATGTGGATATGTGGGCTCATTCAGTGTAGTTAACTGTAGGTCACTTCATGTTATCCTCCCATGATCGGAAATGTAAAGCATTGCTCCAGTTTGAGTCTGGCAAGACTTCAGTGTTCAGGAAAAGGTggttcacgagttcacccttacatctaatctgatatACAATCTGATATACATGAAATAGTAAGGGttgccagtaaagtactgttaatttacagctctcaACCATTATTTTAccactcttaatttttttttacagtattttaccataaattctaccatggaaattaactcaACTTCCACTATTTTAAACAGTTCGAGTTTAAAAACTAGCATTCATACGATGTTAGCACTATGAACTTGTTTCATTTGAGTCAACTGAGAAGAAATATTTCcttaatataaaactgcaaacacttaatgtgaattagtaaaatagctaaaataatcACTTTTACTCAAATCGCTGCAGTTCATTGTCAgctatagcacacatgtatgtgctaAAATACTTAACACAGAAATCACCAATATATCAGCAgctccacatttactgtctttatataaagaagcagaaaatcagcatttgTGGCTCATCCCAGCAGGCACAGGATGTAGACTCAAACGTCGGctagacgttggattttggttgaaaatgaaaatcgggTTGACGTCTAAATCCAACGACTGTTTCACGTCAAGCTCCAACATTGGGCAGATGCTGAATGTCGGCTGGAATaaacacccccccaaaaaaacattaaaaacattaaaaacggtTAAATGCATGGCACTACAcatattaccagcttcacttattaataaccagtttgactttatttctgtcagacgtctacagaagttattttgaaaattaacagaggtttatatgttgatgttttatttgaaaatgtttgatcaccattattgtgatcagtgtttgctttagatgGGTAGTTTGACTCTTGGCTTAGTAAGTTTTTGGTTCCTGTAATAGTGTTAACCAAAacacataatttattataaaaggggccgcaagaaaagaaaaaatgaggTAAACTATTTTTCTCATCATTGATCTAAAGTGGTTATTAATTATTAACTAACAATATTCAAGAAACAATACTTTCTTCCATCAGATCAGACatgcaaaattttcatttttaaatacttttgggAGTAAAATCAAATCtcacaatcagcatatgaatctcaacaatggtgacatgcttcatgcagcaatgcatgcttgGAGCCACCATAGTATAAAAcacatggctcccagcatgcattgctgcatgaagcatgtcaccattgttgagattcatatgctgattgttgatgtctgtgtgtgtcagcgtaggttaagttttttgagatcatgtttgttaaaagattttaactgattgttgtagtactgctggatctcaagtggcagaaacacagggtttgtaatatgaatgtactaaAGGACCAACATaacttttagattaaaaaaaacatcagtgaagggttatttcatgatgattataaaaccatttACAGACAATCACCTGATCTCATGTCACTTTAGCTAACTttgatgctgcaaatgtgctcgACAAACAAACTGTCACTGCAGCCAGAAAAGCCAAAAGATATAATAAttgttaagagcccaactaatggaaaacactaatcactgttatggtgtttTACTGTTACGCTATTatggaaattaaacacattagattTAAACCACTGTCAATTTTAAGAGCTTTTGTAGACGTTTGACAGAAATAAAgccagtctggttagtaataagtgaagttggtaatgctgtttgtggagtttgtTTAAttctcctctgctgagatctcaAGATATTTAATGTGCTGCCATGCATTTCACCCATTGTTGCAGTGTGGTGTTTATTCCAACCAAAATTCAACGTCTGTCTGATGTCAGAGTTTGACGTCAAACAAAGTTGGGTTTAGACGTCAACCCGGCTTTTGTGTTCAACCTAAATATGACGTCTGATTGATGTTGAATTAGTTGGAGTCCAACATCTTCCTGACGTCACATTGATGTACTGTGCCTGCTGGgatcattgactgaagcacaggctctactctcctgCACAATGGTGAACCACAAAACTATATTAACAGATCTTTcttgttcaaaaacacattacagtttttttcaattgcttaaGCATAATTTTGAAAATAGGGCCCTGTTTTTCAAACCCCTTCACACAATTAGCACAACACTACACCAAAGTAGCACAACACCTCAGATAATTTGCAAAATGAAACACTTTTGTCAAAACTATACAATGTCTTATAAAAACCTTATTTTGTTGTCATAACATAAACACAACCATCATATGGTCTGACTCTGTTTGAATGTTAAATACTCCAGTGCTCAACCTAAAACACTTTTAGCATTTACAcagaaagtgtaaaaataaattaaccaaCACCACATTACACCAGTTGTGCAGACTGatgaaaatattagtttttttttttttagtcagtcAAGACTGAACATTTcaacaaaacattcataaaacattttccagttttcatatattacagtattactGAACATACCATTGTACTCTAAGCTTAAAGTAATACTGTAACATAAATTACATATCCAGTTCAgtaccgagaaaaaaaaaaaacatctctccGCCTAGCTGGATCTGGCCACAGGGCCTCGTCAACATCACAGGCCATATTTTCATTTGCAAGGCAACGTGAGAAGAATCATTTCGAGTGATGAATCCACCCTTCTATGGATGCTGGTTCAATTTGATCACATGCTTTCTccatagcttgaatgaggggcATCTGGACATAGGGCCGGAGATCATTAACCTTCCACCGCCATGTTGAGAAGAACTCCTCGATGGGGTTCAGGAAGGGGGACTATAGCGGTAGGTATTGAACTGTAAATTGTGGGTGTTGTTGAAACCAGTTTTGGACCAGGTTAGAATGATGGAAAGCTACATTGTCCCAGACGACATTGTCATGTATTGCATCAGGTCCCTTTGGTTTGCTGCTGTGATGATATGGTGTAATCTATCTAAAAATGTAAGAATGAGTTCAGTGTTGTAAGGACCCAAGTTGGCATGGCGGTGGAGGACCCCATTCTGTGTAATGGCAGCACAAAGGGTAATGTTACCCCCACGGTGCCCTCCCAGCAGGCACAGTACATCAATGTGACGTCAGGAAGACGTTGGACTCCAACTAATCCAACGTCAGTCAGAAgtcatattttggttgaaaatgaaagtcgggttgacgtctaaacccaactttgtttgacgtcaaactctgacatcagacagacgttgaattttggttggaataagcaccacactgcaacaaagggtgaaatgcatggcagcacattaaatatctcagaggaggattaaacaaactccacaaacagcatttaccaacttcacttattactaaccagactgactttatttctgtcaaacgtctacaaaagctcttaaaattaacaggggtttaaatctaatgtgtttaatttccatAATAGCTTAACAGTTAAACACCAAAAAAGTGGTTattgtttccattagttgggctcttaacaaTTATTATATCTTTTGCctttttggctgctgtgacagtttgtttgccgagcacatttgcagcatcaaAGACAGCTAAAGTGACATGAGATCAGGTGATTATCTG from the Carassius carassius chromosome 7, fCarCar2.1, whole genome shotgun sequence genome contains:
- the LOC132144227 gene encoding uncharacterized protein LOC132144227, whose translation is MVGTLNELAQLRESGFGRPQPRHGLRLLYWFANECVSFDEDNNMLSECNPANGEFGFHHFNNRCYGKKFLDEFLDLNFEKYPEAEDLPDYVLEDRYTDEHNSNKDRIIVSLDQDWFHEVYVTQHDRSNNYDPDATHRISRGLLMIIRRMSLEDFLRKMDYYTHTHSLSDPKLEISQRSVCHPVIHQKSL